One genomic window of Desulfuromonas sp. AOP6 includes the following:
- a CDS encoding flavin reductase family protein: MLKRKLGPCVTFFPQPTTLVSSVDKQGSSNLMTASWVGIVSKTPPTIGVSLNRSRKTYNNIMETQSFVVNMVPASLAVEADYCGLKSGRDEDKEAVAGLTLEPATLVEAPLLVESPLNVECRLTSEVPLGEYSLLLGEIVEIHAREDAFLDEGMDALAFDPLVYLGGIREYWSLGEKKAQAYRDGKKFFKS, from the coding sequence ATGCTGAAAAGAAAACTTGGTCCCTGTGTGACCTTTTTCCCGCAACCGACAACCCTTGTTTCTTCAGTGGATAAACAGGGCTCATCCAACCTGATGACTGCCTCCTGGGTAGGGATTGTCAGCAAGACGCCACCAACCATAGGCGTGTCGCTGAACCGTTCACGAAAAACTTATAATAATATCATGGAAACTCAATCTTTTGTGGTCAATATGGTTCCTGCTTCTCTCGCTGTTGAGGCTGATTATTGTGGTCTTAAATCCGGTCGCGATGAGGACAAGGAGGCTGTCGCAGGACTGACCCTGGAGCCAGCCACCCTGGTCGAGGCGCCCTTGCTGGTCGAATCACCCCTGAACGTGGAATGTCGCCTGACTTCAGAAGTTCCTCTTGGTGAATACAGCTTACTGCTGGGGGAAATTGTCGAAATACACGCCCGTGAGGACGCCTTTCTGGATGAGGGGATGGATGCCTTGGCGTTTGATCCCCTGGTCTATTTGGGGGGCATCCGTGAGTACTGGAGTCTGGGGGAGAAAAAGGCCCAGGCGTACCGTGATGGTAAGAAATTTTTCAAATCCTGA
- the panB gene encoding 3-methyl-2-oxobutanoate hydroxymethyltransferase, giving the protein MNKPKSILDIQKMKESGEKITVLTAYDYPFARLMDQAGIDMILVGDSVGSVVAGYDNTLPVTMDEMIYHTRAVVRGSSSAVIIADMPFLSYQVDVREARLNAGRLVKEGGAQAVKLEGGANVAATIAAIVAMDVPVVGHIGLTPQSIHRMGGYRVQGRLDEQARQLLADAKAVAAAGAFALVLEGIPAELARQITAAVSIPTIGIGAGVHCDGQVLVIHDILGLCEKYSPKFVKRFADVSETISQGIGDYIREVKDGTFPGPEHSFK; this is encoded by the coding sequence GTGAATAAACCGAAGTCCATTCTCGACATTCAGAAAATGAAAGAGTCCGGCGAGAAAATCACCGTTTTGACAGCCTACGATTATCCCTTCGCCCGCCTGATGGACCAGGCCGGTATCGATATGATTCTGGTGGGGGACTCCGTCGGTTCCGTGGTCGCCGGCTACGATAACACCCTGCCAGTCACCATGGATGAGATGATCTATCATACGCGCGCCGTGGTGCGCGGCAGTTCCAGCGCCGTCATAATTGCTGACATGCCTTTTCTGTCCTACCAAGTTGATGTGCGAGAAGCCCGCCTCAATGCCGGTCGTCTGGTGAAAGAAGGCGGCGCCCAGGCCGTTAAACTGGAAGGCGGTGCGAACGTCGCCGCGACCATTGCCGCCATCGTCGCCATGGATGTGCCCGTGGTCGGTCATATCGGCCTGACGCCCCAGTCCATTCATCGCATGGGCGGCTACCGGGTGCAGGGGCGCCTGGATGAGCAGGCGCGCCAGCTGCTGGCCGACGCCAAAGCGGTGGCAGCGGCCGGCGCCTTTGCCCTGGTGCTGGAGGGCATACCGGCCGAGCTGGCCCGGCAGATAACAGCGGCGGTTTCCATCCCGACCATCGGTATCGGCGCTGGTGTTCACTGTGACGGACAGGTGCTGGTCATCCACGATATTCTGGGGCTTTGCGAGAAATACTCGCCCAAGTTCGTCAAACGCTTTGCCGATGTCTCTGAAACCATCAGCCAGGGCATCGGCGACTATATCCGTGAAGTCAAGGACGGGACTTTTCCCGGTCCAGAGCACAGCTTCAAGTGA
- the panC gene encoding pantoate--beta-alanine ligase, producing the protein MTSAVNKTPEIIRSVSEMQQRCLALREAGKRIAFVPTMGWLHEGHLSLLREGRRRGDVLVLSIFVNPTQFGAGEDFDNYPRDLERDAALAATAGTDLIFAPNASDMYPRSYATYVDVESLTDALCGASRPGHFRGVTTVVTKLFTIVQPHVALFGQKDFQQLAVICRMTIDLNLPVDVIGMPIVREADGLAMSSRNVYLSEQQRRQALVLSRALAMARQMAAQGQAAADEVIAELRQLIAAMPEARIDYIQICHQQTLQQQAKIDHDSVLLLAVFIGQTRLIDNGFLLDSAPSRG; encoded by the coding sequence ATGACCAGCGCCGTGAATAAGACCCCAGAGATTATCCGCTCTGTCAGTGAGATGCAGCAGCGCTGCCTGGCTCTGCGTGAAGCGGGCAAGCGCATCGCCTTCGTTCCCACCATGGGCTGGTTGCACGAGGGACACCTTTCGCTGTTGCGGGAAGGTCGCCGACGAGGGGATGTGCTGGTCCTGTCCATTTTCGTCAATCCGACCCAGTTCGGCGCCGGTGAAGATTTCGACAACTATCCTCGCGACCTCGAGCGGGACGCAGCTTTGGCGGCGACAGCGGGAACCGACTTGATCTTCGCGCCCAATGCCAGTGACATGTATCCCCGCAGCTATGCCACCTATGTCGATGTCGAAAGTTTGACGGATGCGTTATGCGGCGCCAGCCGCCCTGGCCATTTTCGCGGTGTCACGACGGTGGTAACCAAACTATTCACCATCGTGCAGCCCCATGTGGCTCTCTTCGGTCAGAAAGATTTTCAGCAGCTGGCCGTTATCTGCCGCATGACCATCGATCTCAATCTGCCCGTCGATGTCATCGGTATGCCCATCGTGCGCGAGGCGGACGGGCTGGCCATGAGCTCACGCAACGTCTATCTGAGCGAGCAGCAGCGCCGACAGGCCCTGGTGCTCTCCCGCGCTCTGGCGATGGCCAGACAGATGGCAGCCCAGGGGCAGGCCGCGGCCGACGAGGTCATTGCCGAACTGAGGCAGCTTATTGCCGCCATGCCCGAAGCCCGCATCGATTACATCCAGATCTGCCACCAACAGACCCTGCAACAGCAGGCCAAGATCGACCATGATTCCGTCCTGCTGCTGGCTGTCTTTATCGGCCAGACCCGCCTGATCGACAACGGCTTTTTGCTGGATTCGGCCCCATCCCGAGGCTGA
- the panP gene encoding pyridoxal-dependent aspartate 1-decarboxylase PanP: MTPRELAKANLENLYRIFTVPESPDSRLGEVDKAITDNVTGFLQEHIVALERSLEEIEEDFSDSHIPEDPTYVSDYTEFVKEKLVAQSVHTASPSFIGHMTSALPYFMLPLSRIMTALNQNLVKVETSKAFTPMERQVLAMLHRLIYAESDNFYTRWVHDSDHALGAFCSGGTIANVTALWTARNRLCGPSGDFRGIAQEGFFRAMQHLGCHGLAVLVSRRGHYSLGKAADVLGIGRENLVLVETDDNNRMDMAHLRQQVEQLRSRNIRPMAMVGIAGTTETGNVDPLEAMADYAEEIDCHFHVDAAWGGPTLFSKNHRHLLRGIERADSVTIDAHKQLYVPMGAGMVLFKDPAALTAIEHHAAYILRHGSKDLGSHTLEGSRPGKSMLVHAGLSIIGRKGYELLIDLGLARARTFADKIRRHPDFELMSEPELNILTYRYNPADVQIVLAKAAPESLGRVNELLDQITRLIQKEQREVGNTFVSRTSLRFARYGHDPLTVFRVVLANPLTTDDILDEVLQEQCDLVQHEETQELLRQIRDILRLPHSAQKAG; this comes from the coding sequence ATGACACCGCGAGAGCTAGCCAAGGCCAACCTGGAAAATCTGTATCGTATTTTCACTGTCCCTGAAAGCCCGGATTCCAGGCTCGGCGAGGTGGATAAAGCGATTACCGACAACGTCACGGGCTTTTTACAGGAGCACATCGTCGCCCTTGAACGCAGTCTGGAAGAGATCGAGGAAGACTTCTCCGACTCTCACATTCCCGAAGATCCTACCTACGTTTCCGACTACACCGAATTTGTCAAAGAGAAGCTGGTGGCCCAGTCGGTCCATACGGCTTCTCCCAGTTTCATCGGTCACATGACCTCGGCGCTGCCCTATTTCATGCTCCCGTTGTCGCGAATCATGACGGCACTCAACCAGAATCTTGTCAAGGTGGAAACTTCCAAGGCCTTTACGCCCATGGAACGGCAGGTGCTGGCCATGCTGCATCGTCTCATTTACGCAGAAAGCGACAATTTCTACACGCGCTGGGTCCACGACAGCGACCATGCCCTGGGAGCCTTCTGTTCCGGGGGGACGATTGCCAACGTGACCGCCCTGTGGACCGCCCGCAACCGTCTGTGCGGCCCTTCCGGCGATTTTCGTGGCATTGCCCAGGAAGGTTTTTTTCGGGCCATGCAGCACCTTGGCTGCCACGGACTGGCGGTTCTGGTTTCACGGCGTGGGCATTACAGTCTCGGCAAGGCTGCCGACGTGTTGGGAATCGGTCGCGAGAACCTGGTTCTGGTGGAAACGGATGACAACAACCGCATGGATATGGCTCATTTGCGCCAGCAGGTAGAACAGTTGCGAAGCAGGAACATCCGCCCTATGGCGATGGTCGGTATCGCCGGCACCACCGAGACCGGTAACGTCGATCCCCTGGAAGCCATGGCGGACTATGCCGAAGAAATCGATTGCCATTTCCACGTAGACGCCGCCTGGGGCGGGCCGACCCTTTTTTCCAAGAATCACCGCCATCTTCTGCGAGGCATTGAGCGGGCTGATTCTGTCACCATTGATGCTCACAAGCAACTCTACGTGCCCATGGGTGCCGGCATGGTGCTGTTCAAAGATCCGGCCGCTCTGACTGCTATTGAACACCATGCCGCCTATATTCTACGCCACGGCTCCAAAGATCTGGGCAGCCACACCCTGGAAGGCTCCCGGCCCGGCAAGTCGATGCTGGTCCATGCCGGCTTGTCCATCATTGGGCGCAAGGGCTATGAACTTCTCATCGACCTGGGCCTCGCCCGGGCTCGCACCTTTGCCGACAAGATCCGCCGTCACCCCGACTTCGAGCTCATGTCTGAACCGGAGTTGAACATCCTGACCTATCGTTATAATCCGGCTGATGTGCAGATCGTTCTGGCCAAGGCAGCGCCGGAGAGCCTGGGTCGGGTCAACGAACTGCTAGACCAGATCACCCGCCTGATTCAGAAAGAGCAGCGTGAAGTGGGCAATACTTTCGTTTCACGAACCAGCCTTCGCTTTGCCCGCTATGGCCATGATCCTCTCACCGTCTTCCGGGTGGTGCTGGCCAATCCCCTGACCACCGACGATATCCTCGATGAGGTCCTGCAGGAACAGTGCGACCTCGTGCAGCATGAGGAGACTCAGGAGCTGCTGCGGCAGATCCGTGATATCCTGCGGTTGCCGCACTCGGCTCAGAAAGCCGGTTGA
- a CDS encoding amidohydrolase family protein, with amino-acid sequence MVTLYTARFVLPISAPPLEDGAIAVRDGRLLAVGSRPELLAAYPQARKVDFPDGILLPPLVNAHTHLELTHFPDWALKKGETSAPESFVDWIMQVVRVKRGLDSQLYQPSLEDGIGRCMAAGTGAVGDILSWFPARVAYRQVPLFGTLFLETLGRHPEHGRRLLNAVGEILREGRAGHLTFGLSPHSPYTLSDRYMEEVVDFARRQQTPLSIHLGESAEERTFLESSGGDLAQIFYPSVGWQQEVPPPAHRTPTAYLYERGGLLPSTLLAHGVQVDEEDIRLLSQKKVTLALCPRSNARLGVGRAPVALYRQAGVPLVLGTDSLASCDTLSIWDEMAFALDWFEGALTSVELLRMATSGGALALGLAGEMGCLQAGYGAHFQILRPQTLPSASGLFDFLCQPGRSEEVSSLFLSGRDVLQKA; translated from the coding sequence ATGGTTACTCTCTATACCGCTCGCTTCGTTCTGCCTATCAGTGCGCCACCCCTGGAGGATGGCGCCATCGCCGTGCGGGATGGACGCCTGCTTGCCGTCGGTTCCCGTCCGGAGCTGCTGGCAGCCTATCCCCAAGCTCGAAAAGTCGATTTTCCCGACGGTATCCTGCTGCCGCCGCTGGTCAACGCCCACACCCACCTCGAACTCACCCATTTTCCCGACTGGGCCCTGAAAAAGGGCGAGACGTCTGCTCCCGAGTCCTTTGTGGACTGGATTATGCAGGTCGTTCGGGTCAAACGCGGCCTTGATTCGCAGCTTTATCAGCCTTCCCTGGAAGACGGCATCGGACGGTGCATGGCAGCCGGCACGGGCGCCGTTGGCGATATCCTCTCCTGGTTTCCCGCCCGCGTCGCCTACCGGCAGGTGCCCCTGTTTGGCACCCTCTTTTTGGAAACCCTCGGCCGTCATCCAGAGCACGGCCGACGGTTGCTGAATGCCGTCGGTGAAATTCTGCGCGAGGGCAGGGCGGGGCACCTGACTTTCGGGCTCTCGCCGCACTCCCCCTATACCCTGTCCGACCGGTACATGGAAGAGGTGGTGGATTTTGCCCGCCGTCAGCAGACTCCCCTGTCCATCCATTTGGGGGAATCGGCTGAAGAGCGAACTTTTCTCGAGTCCTCCGGTGGTGATCTCGCGCAAATCTTCTATCCTTCAGTGGGCTGGCAGCAGGAGGTTCCTCCACCAGCCCACCGCACCCCGACAGCCTATCTGTATGAGCGGGGCGGCTTGCTCCCTTCCACCCTGCTGGCTCATGGGGTTCAAGTCGACGAAGAGGATATCCGCCTGCTGAGTCAAAAGAAGGTGACTCTGGCTTTGTGCCCTCGCTCTAACGCCCGCCTGGGCGTGGGCAGGGCCCCCGTCGCCCTTTATCGCCAGGCAGGTGTGCCTCTCGTGTTGGGTACGGACAGTCTGGCCAGTTGCGACACTTTGTCCATCTGGGACGAAATGGCATTCGCCCTCGACTGGTTCGAGGGGGCGCTCACATCCGTCGAGTTGCTGCGCATGGCCACCAGCGGGGGGGCGCTCGCCCTTGGCCTTGCTGGTGAAATGGGATGTCTGCAGGCGGGATACGGGGCACACTTTCAGATTCTCCGGCCGCAGACGCTGCCTTCTGCTTCTGGTCTGTTCGATTTCCTCTGCCAGCCTGGCCGCAGTGAAGAGGTCAGCAGCCTCTTTCTTTCCGGCAGGGATGTCTTGCAAAAAGCCTGA
- a CDS encoding SoxR reducing system RseC family protein has protein sequence MMEEVGTVVEIKGKAVALVLCQKGSFCKHCASNGLCQVGNDNKSMLVEAHNHLGAKVGDRVRLVTSTKTFLQSSFMLYIVPLIALVIGAVAGLAVGEWLENGPDPNLLSAIIGVAFLVGSFLIIRVGTRALARESFMPQITQIVDDEDLPAGG, from the coding sequence ATGATGGAAGAGGTAGGAACTGTTGTCGAGATCAAGGGCAAGGCCGTGGCTCTTGTCCTGTGCCAAAAAGGCTCTTTTTGCAAACACTGCGCATCCAACGGGTTGTGCCAGGTCGGTAATGACAACAAATCCATGCTGGTCGAAGCGCACAATCACCTCGGCGCCAAGGTGGGTGACCGGGTACGGCTCGTCACCAGTACCAAGACTTTTCTGCAGTCGTCCTTCATGTTGTATATCGTTCCCCTGATAGCCTTGGTCATCGGGGCTGTCGCCGGCTTGGCCGTCGGTGAATGGCTGGAAAACGGTCCCGATCCCAATCTGCTCTCCGCGATCATCGGGGTCGCTTTTCTAGTCGGGTCGTTCCTGATTATCCGAGTGGGAACCCGCGCCCTGGCCCGCGAATCCTTCATGCCACAAATTACTCAGATTGTTGACGACGAAGACCTGCCTGCGGGCGGATAG
- the smpB gene encoding SsrA-binding protein SmpB, with protein sequence MGIKIIANNKKAYHDYFIDEVYEAGMVLTGTEVKSLRLGKVNIKESFCRIKDGEIFINNMNISPYEQGNRENVDPTRVRKLLLHREEINKIIRKVDEKGLSLVPTKIYLKDSRVKLEIGIGRGKKLHDKRESLKQKEADREMAKAFKNGRRED encoded by the coding sequence ATGGGAATCAAGATTATCGCCAATAACAAGAAGGCCTACCACGACTACTTCATCGATGAAGTCTACGAGGCCGGCATGGTCCTTACAGGCACCGAAGTCAAGTCACTGCGCCTGGGTAAGGTCAATATCAAGGAATCCTTCTGTCGCATCAAGGACGGTGAGATTTTCATCAACAATATGAACATCAGTCCTTACGAGCAGGGCAACCGCGAAAATGTCGATCCCACGCGGGTACGAAAACTGCTGCTGCATCGCGAAGAGATCAATAAAATTATCCGCAAGGTCGATGAAAAAGGACTGTCGCTGGTGCCGACCAAGATTTATCTCAAAGACAGTCGTGTCAAGCTGGAGATCGGGATCGGGCGGGGTAAGAAGCTGCATGACAAACGCGAATCTCTGAAGCAGAAAGAGGCCGACCGTGAGATGGCCAAGGCCTTTAAGAACGGGCGGCGTGAGGACTAG
- a CDS encoding NlpC/P60 family N-terminal domain-containing protein: protein MMRQAVLFAIHFFQLQGFVQMIRLPGFSIPILLLILLLAGCQPNLSQRTIRDLTLLPQSPLAYLQDINKQRPLLSEETQLEMAAKFLEQHYHPWQPEKDRIGASHPFWAIDWMNEGAVYAANLQPLDTEQRNTLTRQANAGRYPSLDRRAVTLGRVNVRALPTQSPLFNDPSGAGQGFPFDLLQHGVLPGGTPLRVTHQSLDGGWAFVETTLLYGWISLNQLAWVDVPPGHMTASARHVVITQDDVVLKGADGDYLFSASIGTVLPVSDSTPAGDTVLVPVADPNRKAHWIEVRIPQDQAESFPLVLTPLKLASLAERFMGQPYGWGDLHEGRDCSGTIRDLFAPFGFWLPRNSADQAQVGRVIPLVEHAPKERERIILSEGIPFLTLVQLPGHIMLYLGEYDGHPALLHTFWGVRTETLTGREGRWLVGKTAITTLQPGVEENGLLLKIGSLRDRVMNMNLLLD, encoded by the coding sequence ATGATGAGGCAGGCGGTTCTGTTTGCCATCCACTTTTTTCAGCTACAAGGATTTGTCCAGATGATACGGCTACCAGGATTTTCAATCCCAATCCTTCTGCTGATTCTGTTGTTGGCAGGATGCCAGCCCAACCTTTCCCAGCGCACCATCCGGGACCTGACCCTTCTGCCCCAAAGCCCTCTCGCCTACCTGCAGGATATCAATAAACAACGGCCTCTACTCTCCGAGGAGACTCAACTGGAGATGGCGGCGAAATTTCTGGAGCAGCATTATCACCCTTGGCAGCCCGAAAAAGATCGTATCGGCGCCAGCCACCCCTTCTGGGCCATCGACTGGATGAACGAAGGCGCGGTTTACGCCGCCAATCTCCAACCCCTCGACACAGAACAAAGGAACACCCTCACACGTCAGGCCAACGCCGGACGATACCCCAGCCTTGATCGCCGCGCCGTCACCCTGGGACGAGTGAATGTGCGGGCCCTGCCGACCCAATCCCCCCTGTTCAACGATCCGAGCGGTGCCGGACAGGGTTTTCCCTTCGACCTGTTGCAGCATGGCGTTCTGCCCGGCGGTACTCCTTTGCGGGTCACCCATCAGAGCCTTGATGGCGGCTGGGCCTTCGTGGAAACTACCCTGCTTTATGGCTGGATTTCCCTCAACCAGTTAGCCTGGGTCGATGTCCCCCCAGGCCACATGACCGCTTCGGCCAGACATGTCGTGATCACCCAGGATGACGTCGTTTTGAAAGGTGCCGATGGAGACTACCTGTTCAGCGCCAGCATAGGAACGGTTCTGCCGGTGAGCGACAGTACCCCAGCGGGCGACACCGTGCTTGTACCCGTGGCCGACCCAAACCGGAAGGCCCACTGGATTGAAGTCAGGATTCCCCAGGATCAGGCCGAGTCCTTCCCGCTGGTGCTGACCCCGCTCAAGCTGGCCAGCTTGGCTGAACGTTTCATGGGACAGCCCTATGGCTGGGGTGACCTCCATGAAGGCCGCGACTGTTCGGGTACCATCCGCGACCTCTTTGCCCCCTTCGGTTTCTGGCTGCCGCGCAACTCAGCCGATCAGGCCCAGGTAGGCAGAGTCATACCACTAGTGGAGCATGCCCCCAAAGAGCGCGAGAGAATTATCCTTTCCGAAGGAATCCCCTTCCTGACATTGGTCCAGCTGCCAGGCCACATCATGCTCTACCTGGGTGAATACGATGGGCACCCTGCCCTCCTGCATACATTCTGGGGCGTACGCACCGAAACCTTAACCGGTCGGGAAGGTCGCTGGCTCGTCGGCAAAACAGCGATCACCACCCTGCAGCCTGGTGTGGAAGAAAATGGCCTCCTTTTAAAGATCGGCAGTCTTCGAGACAGGGTGATGAACATGAATTTGCTGCTTGACTGA
- a CDS encoding aldehyde ferredoxin oxidoreductase N-terminal domain-containing protein, which yields MTQFQRVLLVDAASGFYRMKKYGFDRYFGPVDLGIHMTEEYRSLNFGVGLFAGSIFPGSNRLMVTGYSPCWQGYYISSMGGAGLVFDNLGINMLSLVGKAPVPSVLFLNRNHGEEIEVEVVPVEASSIWQSGRQGVYAMTDRVYDMFAHRYENDPRILVTGPASVSTDMGGIMSVPINKGKISHVDTWAGRGGFGSAMVQKHGIVAIIYGGTLVNEDFRDRKVVDEWFRNKYNLHLMQKDLEVTTKYRYDEKLQTGGTFGVNYAGMGGRILAFNYRTIFWSEEERLALHENMVLNHYLKQFNEETIRKKQQATCGEPCVAVCKKLNGQYKKDYEPYQTLGPLCGIFDQRSAEKLNRHCDAMGFDAISSGGVLAWLMDLLDQGILTPAELGVTEQPRWSLAQFDVVADSMHNAQLGCDLIDAILERRGILDFREGVRKWSRLHSHQKGIKLHDSLVYVAFNRRGWMVPNQYWVAGVLAPMAIMGKYYMIYSYDFVPPRTLGRMCAERMKKELILDNLGTCRFHRGWAEEMLPEVMGSLYQSKDAYQRAISVLASRLNSRNSPIFWESERNIDYLHTFLKRKKTVDVEVDPRLDDWLQRFEMDKVEAAREFWYETLMGIDESLREFF from the coding sequence ATGACTCAGTTCCAGCGTGTTCTTCTGGTCGATGCGGCCAGTGGTTTCTATCGCATGAAAAAGTATGGTTTCGACCGTTATTTCGGCCCTGTCGATCTCGGTATCCACATGACCGAGGAGTATCGCAGCCTCAATTTTGGCGTCGGTCTCTTTGCCGGTTCCATCTTTCCTGGTTCCAACCGACTGATGGTGACGGGCTATTCTCCCTGCTGGCAAGGGTATTACATCAGTTCCATGGGGGGAGCAGGATTGGTTTTCGATAATCTGGGTATCAACATGCTCAGCCTCGTCGGTAAAGCGCCGGTTCCCTCGGTGCTTTTTCTTAACCGCAATCATGGCGAAGAGATCGAGGTCGAGGTGGTTCCGGTGGAAGCGTCGTCGATCTGGCAATCAGGACGCCAGGGCGTTTACGCCATGACCGACCGGGTCTATGATATGTTCGCTCATCGCTACGAGAACGACCCCCGCATTCTGGTCACCGGACCGGCGTCCGTCTCAACGGACATGGGCGGCATCATGTCCGTTCCCATCAATAAGGGAAAGATCAGCCACGTCGACACCTGGGCCGGGCGTGGTGGTTTCGGCAGCGCTATGGTGCAGAAGCACGGCATCGTGGCCATCATCTATGGCGGCACCCTGGTCAACGAGGATTTTCGCGACCGCAAGGTGGTCGACGAATGGTTTCGTAACAAATACAACCTGCATCTGATGCAGAAGGATCTGGAGGTCACCACCAAATATCGTTACGACGAAAAACTGCAGACAGGTGGAACCTTTGGGGTCAACTATGCCGGCATGGGGGGACGGATTCTGGCTTTCAACTACCGCACCATCTTCTGGAGCGAAGAAGAACGCCTGGCCCTGCACGAAAACATGGTTTTGAATCACTATCTGAAGCAGTTCAATGAAGAGACCATCCGCAAAAAACAGCAGGCTACCTGCGGCGAGCCCTGTGTCGCTGTGTGCAAGAAGCTGAACGGCCAATATAAGAAGGATTACGAACCCTACCAGACCTTGGGCCCACTCTGCGGGATTTTCGACCAGCGGTCGGCAGAAAAACTCAACCGTCACTGCGACGCCATGGGCTTCGACGCCATCTCCAGTGGCGGGGTGCTGGCCTGGCTGATGGATTTGCTCGATCAGGGGATATTAACACCGGCGGAACTCGGCGTGACTGAGCAACCCCGTTGGTCGCTGGCGCAGTTTGACGTGGTGGCCGATTCAATGCACAACGCGCAGTTGGGCTGCGATCTTATTGACGCCATTTTGGAGCGGCGAGGAATTCTCGATTTTCGCGAAGGGGTGCGCAAGTGGAGCCGACTGCATTCGCACCAGAAGGGGATCAAGCTGCACGACAGCCTCGTATATGTTGCCTTCAACCGCCGTGGCTGGATGGTGCCGAACCAGTACTGGGTGGCCGGGGTACTTGCGCCCATGGCCATTATGGGCAAATACTACATGATCTATAGTTACGACTTCGTCCCGCCACGGACCCTGGGGCGCATGTGCGCCGAACGCATGAAAAAGGAACTTATCCTCGACAATCTCGGCACCTGCCGTTTTCACCGGGGCTGGGCCGAAGAGATGCTGCCCGAAGTCATGGGGTCGCTCTATCAAAGCAAAGACGCCTACCAGCGCGCCATCTCCGTGCTAGCCAGTCGCCTCAACAGTCGCAACAGCCCTATTTTCTGGGAGTCGGAGCGCAATATCGATTACCTGCATACCTTTTTGAAACGCAAAAAAACCGTGGACGTCGAGGTGGACCCGCGCCTTGATGATTG